Part of the Micropterus dolomieu isolate WLL.071019.BEF.003 ecotype Adirondacks linkage group LG22, ASM2129224v1, whole genome shotgun sequence genome is shown below.
AATACTGAAGCATTCTTTGTTCCACTGCAGATAATTCACACCACGACATAGGATTTCTTGGAGATGTTCCAAGTTCAACAAGGTCATCACCATCAGCCTTACCAGCCTCACATCATACTGCCTTTGAGAGCACAGACTCACCTGGTGCCCTGCCATCCATTTTGGAACCAAACTATGAAGTTAGGACGGCTGACATCACACATTCTGAAAACTCAAAATCCTTCACAGCAAGTGACCTCCTTGCAGAAGAACCACTTCCTATTTCCTCTCCATCATCAAACCCCTTCGAACCTGTATTGGGGTCTAGTCCACAATTTGAGGCACCTGCTAAACTTGCCACGGACTGGAAGCTGACCAGAACAAATTTGGCCCAGCaatcttcctttctttctccaacTTCTCCCCAGTTCCAGCCTCAGTCAAATATATCCGAAACATCAATAAGCACCTCTGCTTTTACAAGGTCAGCAACACCTCAGCTAGGTCTTAATTCTGCGCAGAAAGAAACTTTCACCAAGCAGCTGGGGGGTGCATCAGAGCAAACACTGGCAATCATGACCTCACTTCCTAGTCAGCCTCTTGAGCCCCCTAAACTAGATTTCGCTGAATCTCTGGCAGATGAATCTTACAGTAAAATACTGGATTTGAACCAGCTGAGCCCCAGCAGTGCCCCCATGGAGGCAAAGGAAGCACCCCGTGACATAAACATGCTACCCAACCCAGATCAGATTCTGGCCCCTGGCTACTATGTGCCTTTCATTGCACCCCACCCTTCATCGCCTTCATCTAAACCCACAGAGATCTCTCCAGAGGACTTCTACCCCACCAACACCATGGACTTTGACTGGGGGTCTGGGGACTACTTGGAAACAATGTCATTCTTAAATTCAGATGGAGAGGATTACTCTCTGGTCACCAAGGTGCCCTCTGACTCGTATGATCTGGAGGACTATACAGAAAGCTATGACACATCTTTCCCTTCCAGAGTGGGCATATCCCCTTCATCCTTGAATCCTCTTCATGTCTCACCTTCTCCCAGCCTCATGACAACATACAGCACTGTTGTTCCTCTAAAATCCATTTCTCTTTCCTCTACAACTCACTATACACTGGAACCTACTCCCACAGCTAACAGTGATATGGCTGATGCATCAGACATAGATTGGCTCGATACTTTCACAATTCAACCGACAGATGTCCTCTTACCTGACATGAACAGCTTGGAGTATTACACCACTCAGTTGACCAAAGAGAACAACAGTTCAGACGCTGGAGCTGAACATAGAGGGAATGTTACCGTGGTGTCCATCAGTGCAACAAATATCACACCCACCAGCAGCTTCACTAATGATACCAAATTGACTGAAGACGAGTCCTCCAGTGACCTGTCAGGGTTTGAGCCACATGATGAACCAACCATAGTAGTAACCACAGAGGAGAGTCCTCAGCTCATTAATGCCACTGAGCCATTTCTGGATCCTTCCATAACCTCAACCCATTTTTTTGATCCCTCCTCTTCCACCTTGGGTGGTCAGGTGTCCACCACAGATTGGTCTTCACCTACACTAACTGTTGGTCTGGACAGAACTGTATTAATAGAAACTATGCTACTCAGTGCCACGCCATTGCTGCCAGATGATGTAATGTCTTCCTCTTCTCTGACAGATGTCCATTGGTTTGTTACAGAGTCATTCCCACAGAGTACCATACACACCACTCCTGTCTTAACTGTAACCATAGCCTTCGCCCCTGTTCCTACTGAACCTGCTGCCAACACCACTGCTGGTACAACAGAACTAACTCCCCAAGACTCTACTTTAACAACTGAAAAAACTCTTAATGTCACTTTAGTTTCAACTGAACCCACATCGAATGTCCCCCCAGTCGTATTGGGTGATCAGGGGGTGTATGAAGATGGAGTTGACATcccagccacagtgaccttgatCTCAACTAGCAGTGAAGCTAATACAGTCTCTGCTGTACCCACAACTACAACTGCCACCACTACTTCTCATCAAGCCACAAGTAGAACCACTGCCACCACTGAAGCCTCAACTAGTGTCAAAATCATCTCTACCACCACCACAACTACAGCACCGACATCAAGACAGTACCTCTGCAACTTTGAAAAGCCTGATTATTTAGTAGAAATTGGTAAGTTTGGCCTTCAATTATGTTTTGTATTATATTACAGAAAATAACTTATAATGGAATAAGACAATAACCATGCTTATGCGTTCTTCTGAAGGCTTTCCTTCCGGGGCCACTGTTGGATATGCCAAATCTCAAGTGAGAGATATTTTAAAAGGGGAATTCAACAAGTCAGTGGAACTACAGGTAAATTTATCTCAACAGGGGTTAAgatatttaattcattttgatCTAATGCTGTGCAAGGTGTTAGCCATCTTTTGGCAATTAAGAAGGAAATGCAATGGCAGCATAgttacattttaatgtaaaagaGAATATTTAGTGATTCTGGAGTGGATCACCTGCCGTGTAACAtcacatacagtgtgtgtgtgtgtgtgtgtgtgtgtgtgtgtgtgtgtgtgtacattacattacattacattatagtGGTGCAGATGAACCATGAAGGCCAGACCATTTCTCAAGTTTATATCAGTGGCTCTATGATAAACAAACCACAGAGAGCAGTCACATCGAGATCCAAAGACCGCAGTGACTTCTCAAAAACATCAGCTGCTTATAACACAAGCCACTTTACTTGGAATGAATGACTGTAATGTGTGATCTGTCTATGTCATATATCCTGCTTTGTCTGTGAAGGTTGTGAACCCCCCACCAAAGTTTGTGTTTCGGGTGGTGTCTGGTCCAGTTGTGTACACAGCCATATCTGTCGTCAATGCTCTGCGAAGGTCTGTGCGCCGCTTCCTATCTGTGTCTCCTAACTGGACAACACCAGACAGTAAATATCAAATCCACACAGGTAAATGACCTTTCAGCAAGCTGTCTTGCTAGCAACATTTAAATTGTCTGTGATAACCTTTAGTTTTTAAACTTGATCTAAAACTCTCCTTGTCTTCACTTCATGCAGTGCTGCAGTTTGTTCCCAGTCATATAGATGTGCGGTTCTGCAACTTCAGTGAGAGCATTGAGAAAGGTTTGACCATGGCATTTGCAGAAGTGCGTCGGCGCTCAAAGGAGTCAACCAACTTCACAGTGCATGTGAGTGACACCAGAAGGCAGGAAAGCATGAGTAGCCTCGCATGAGATGTTTTCATTAGGGTGCATTTCATTGTGGCTTCACACCTCAAAGCTGAATGACTGTATGTACTGATAAGCTCAAGCCTTCTGAATAAAAGCCATTGTCTGCTAGAGCTGCTTACCTCTAGTGGAAGCTTTAGCTTAACTAAACAGCTTTTTTGTCATACAGAGAAATCTTAATAATAAACTTGGATTGCTGGACATTTGATTGTTGGACACCGCCTCAAGTCATTTAACTAGTGGATGACTGTGATTGCTGCAGCACAGGCTGACTTTTATTGGGATATTGCTTTGTAAACTAAAGCTGTTGTTGAGGCTTTTGGACTTTGGTAAATGAATTGCGGCAGAAATGGTTGCCTGAGGAGTAGGAGAAAACTAGTTTATTAAGATCACTGTTCTCTGTAAGACCTCAATTCTGATTGTGACAAACTAGTTTGATTTGTCACAATCAGATTCATGCTCAATctgttcatccatccattttccatCATTTATTAGGTCTCTGTGGCGATATCATGGTAAGCATAGTAATCTGGAAATCACTCTCCCCATCCATATTCTCCAGTTTTTACTGTTGGATTTCATTCTGATAAGAGGCCCAAATCACCTCACTTGGCTCCTTCCAACACAAAAGAGAGACTATTCTACTACAGGCTTTTCTTGGCTTTCCAAGCACCCTGTGAGCACAGACACCCAGCAAGGGAAGCTCGTTTTGGCCAGCTGTATCCACAATCTCAGTCTTTCGGTCTTGTTGCAGAGATTATGACCACAGGCAAGGGTTCAGACACCTTCAAGCTCAGCTCATTCCTTTCCATGACCTCATTGTCCACCTTACCATCACTCATGTACAAGACCCCAGGATACTTTTCTTGGATATGTGCACTTGAAGGGGTTCATGCTCTAGTTGTTGAGTATTAAGGAAGATTACTGTTTGTTAATAAAGAGCTTATTTGGCTATGTGCTTGGTAGGCTTCAATAGTTTTGTGTAATCCTATTACACTGATGCCTGTATTATAGTCATTTAGTAGGAATAAATGTAAGGATTAACCAAGCATTTGTTGCAGCATGTTTTATGAACAACTAGCAAACTGTGCCCCTGCCAAAACTGCTAAATTCTGTGTTCTACTTAACAGTCACTGGTGCCAATGATCTTAAGATAATGAACTTCACTGTAACTCTTTAATAGACAAACAAGCTTTCTCAGAAACTATATCAACAGcaaaatggaaaatgttttgtacattcTGTTGCGTTATCGTCTGTCTGCTGAACAGTACATAtctgtgtgattgtgttttAGATTGTAAACATCACCATGGCCGCTCCTAAATATCAGGAACAATGGTTAGTGAGGCAGCCGGTggacatcaccttcactgtgcGCAGTTCAAGGGGTTATTTGatggggtcagaggtcagcaatGCTCTGATGAAGCTCACAGTTGTGGAATTCAGCTATTACATGGGCTTTCCAGTACTGCAGATTGCGGAGCGTAAGTACCTCAGAGTTGTCCCTCTATATTTGAGCTATTTCCACTTACTCGTATTTCACTTACTGTAATAGCCGGTGCTTTATCAGtgttttctgattctgatcacatcacaaacattattttgtaCCTTTTCCAACAGCTTTCCATTACCCAGAGTTGAACACCAGCCATTTGCTTCGCTCCTCCTGGGTCAGAACAGGTATCATTGTTTCACTTCTTGGCATGGTGAAAAGCTGGTACTGTACTTGAGACCTTTTTGTGCCAATATTCTGTGTGTTATTTCTGTTGTCTGTGTACATAGTGCTCCTGGGTGTGCTGGACCAGAAAGTGAATGAGAGGACCTTCCAAGCCAGCGTGGAGCGTCGGGTGGCCATGTTACTCGGGGAGGCAATGGGATTAGTCAGACGTGTAAGGAGAGCAACCACTATAGGAAACAGCAGTGTTCAGGTacaatgtatatatttattgcCGTACTTAGATGTATTTACAGCTGTAAGCCTTTGGATAAGATAATACATATGGTGCAAAATCTACCAAGAAATGTAAGTATTGTATTTTCATGTCAGTTTTGGGGGGTGAAATGGTCGGGCAGATAATTTCACTTGTATGAAATAGAAGTTTACAGAATGTGTTGCCTTTAGTCAAGTGACTTTATCTTGAACCGTTCAGTTGCTGTTCTTGTCGTCTTTTTTTCaacattctgtctgtttttaaaatttctcAAAATAAGTTAAACTAAATTAGAAACCAGTCACATTTTTCATCAAAACTCAATACCAGACTGTATGGTGTATGTTCACGATAAGCTTGCAATATTTGTCTCTGGAAACAGTATATAGTATACAATAGAAATACTAGTTTAATATCTTGTTCATTATAGAACAAAACTTTCAAAAGTCTTTAACAGGAAGTTTGTTAATGGATTACTCACTAAATCTTAAAAAGGCTTCCTTCCTTGTACCATTTATATCATTATTCCCTGATGCAAGTTCTCTCTAACTACCTTGCCTGAGTACTGAGGCCTCATTATGTGAGCGTTGCAGTGTTTGTAACCACTGAAAGCCTTACTGCTTTACTAATCAGGCTCTAGCTTTTGTGGGTTCTCTCCACACCTGCTCTGCTCATCTCAAAGGAGACAGGATAGGGCTCTGTCTCCATGACAACAGCATCCCATTCAGGCCAGAGGCAAGCCACTCACAGACCACAACCTCATGAGTCCTTGTTCTTTCTGCTCTTCCTCATTTCTCTGGTCCTGTTACTTGATGGCTCATGTGAGCCACAGAGCTGCTAAGAGCAGATCAATTATTAAttgtttctcttcctctgtttcttATCCTGCAGTTGGGATGAttaagagtgtgtgtctgttgttgAGAGGGTAGGCATTATGGAGGAAGAGATACAGTGACGGGTAGGTAAAAGATTCACAAATCAGTGGAAGAGGGAGAGCAAAACATAAAGAGACTTGTTATGAGAGACAAGAGATGCATATTTGATCTCTCATGAAGTCTGACTGCATATGGTGGTCTTTAAACAGGGGGGCTGTCAGAGTGATAAATATCATCCTTTGCTGCAGAGCAGCCTGACTCTTTCTGACCTTTCTGCCTCCATAAATGGTCTCCATAAAACCCACAGAGCAATTTAGGAGAATGGAGGACCATATTGGTGGTGAACATttagtgtctgtctctgtgctaaATTTAGATCTCTAATTTTAGGCTTTGGCATTCTTGCtacctttcaaaataatatttttcttcaCAGTAACAAATATGAATATGTGTGATACATAGAAGTCTTATTATGTGCTTGTGTTCATTCCAGCCTTGGTAGAATACTGTCATTAGGTAGGCTAGTTTGGAATgtcttttgcttttttctttttttttacatttcaaaaacGCTcatctctgagtgtgtgtgcgatataatgagagtgagatgaCTCAGAACTTAAGAAGAATCCTTTGTCTCGCTCTcttgcacacacgcacacatatacaTGCACATATCTCAGACAGATGCCCTAGACTGTCATGACAGAATCAGTGTGGTGTTGTCACCTATGAGAATACTTTATGAGTCTGCCTAGACAGATAAAAGAAGGGGTTGTGGTCAtgcaataacacacacattcacgctGCCATCTTTCCACTCTAATAACCATGCATGGACTGGGTTAGACTCTGGATGAGGGAGCCTGCCCAGCCGTTTTTCTTTGTCAACCCATGCATGACCTGCGCTTTACTCTTTCCAGTAATGTAGACAGCAGACTGTGATGCGCCTCAGGGCACACAGAGGgagactgcacacacacagacatattagACAACATGGAGAAATATTTAAACAGTGAATACTCAAATGGGAATACAGAACGCAAGTTGATATATAATGAGTGTGCtatcatatatatttttttatgtatacaTTTGTTATACATCAAAGTAATAGACCAAATAATGGAAACATGTTATTTAAAAGGACTTGCTAGTACAGCTACACAGGAGTCATGTTAGGTGTTACATGTGATGTTACAATACATagaaatacatacaataaaattagacatttatttctgtaagtGCTATTTTTCAATTCAGACAGATCAGAGAGAGAGCCCTTGAATGTGTAGTTTCACTGGGATGTTTCACTGGGGACTTGTATAGTAAGTTTCAATACAGCACATGGCAACTAAGTAAGCCACATAGTTGGTGCCTGAATTTAAGTTTCTGCAGTcacaaaaactcaaaaatgaTTAACGTTTGCAGGGTTCCATACAAAATTAGGGATCACACTGTccattaaaaagtaatttttattattgaaattGTGACACATTGCACATTAGGACATTCATTAGACTTTCCATTTTTAATGTAGAGAGACTAGTGCTTCACTTTCAATGGATCCTATGTTCATTTTTGGAAGCACCTCTTTTCCAGTTGCTTGAGCACTGTCTATTAGACTCAAATGTTGTGGTCGGGAAACATTTACAGATGGAAACCTCAAAATTAGCGAGAGACTGATTAATCAGCCGATCGATTAATTGGgccgatatctggcattttgagatgcCTGCATTCACAAGGCTGATATATCAGCCTAAATGACAGATGAGCAGATCTAaactaaaaccattactggctagcaTTTTGATATATGTTATACTGTCAAGAATTATGCAGTTGAATGACAATAACAACACCATTTAAACACCAGTCACTTTCTGTCATGTACAGCATAACccaatgaattttttttttgaagtttCATTCAAAGAATTTcatctaaaacaacacgttactGGCTAAAATTACATGTATATTTTACTCTGCATagaataatggaattatacatgacttttctttgttttgatattggcaTTATATGTCAGCCATCGGccgccctgctctctaaatatctgCATCggccattaaaaaaaacatatatcgGTCGAACACTAGTCTAAGTTAAAACACGTCACACAACTAATGTTAATTTTGCTGGAATTGAAGTGAAGGTCACACTAAGACGTAATTTTCTGTGATCTCGCCAATTGCCAGATTCAAACTTCCTAACATTTATAAGAAACAGATTTCCATCTCTTTTATCACATATTTATACTCAGTAGCTCAACTCAAGCAATTCAAGACTTGGATAACAGTATTCAGAGATTAATTAAAGCTGTTTTGATGACAAAGACTTACATCTTATTAAGTATTGGATATTTGTTCAGACCAAACCTGTTATATTATAAATCTTCATGTGACTCTTGCGTCATCTGaactgttaaaaataagttttctaATTCGTACTCCACATGATTTCATGTAGATGGTCGGGCAAATAATCACTGTACCtttgtgcttttcttttctaatcACAGGTTGTAAGTACGAGGCGTCTGGTGGGTGTGGACCATCCCTTGGAGATAGTGTATTTTGTGGAGGGTCCCAGTGGTCAGAGGATGCTTGCAGTTCAAGCAGCCAACCTACTCAACAGCCTGGATGTTCAAAGGGCTGCCATCATCTTGGGTTATCGTGTCCAGGGCATTTTGGCACAGCGTGAGTACTTCTTACAAAACATTCGAGGTCAACAAAGCAATGTAGTGATTAATAAGATGTGTTATTTTACCAAAAAAAGAAGGGACTTACCTATTTATTGTGAATAATTATTGTATCCTTAATGTTGTTACTGTTaccattgttgttttgttggtaTACGTTTACTGCAAGGACCTTTTGCAATTTGTTATGTGAATTGCACAGTCCAAAGTAAGTTTTCAAGGTAGCTGCACTTGATTAGAGCTGTTGGAGGTATTAAAACatagtgacaaaaaaaaagaaaaacgggCACAGTATTAGGAAAATTGTTTACAACCTCgtaataagaaataaaaaaaaggatacAAGTTAACTGCTGGCTTCATGTGTTCTTTTGCATGTTTATAGTAACATTTGACCTTACTACCTCTCCTTGTACACATAGTATCAAAAGACTGTCCTCCTCATTAAGAATCTAAACAAGGGAAGAAGGCCTAATGAGAGCCCCTCAAGGGAGTTCTGTCTCTGTGCAGTCTGTGTTCTCCTATGGTACTTTCCCAAGGGATAAAATGAGTTAATTAAAACTAATGAAGGTCTGCATGAAGATTACAGCAGTGAGACAAGAGCCAGCATTCCAACGACACTGCATGTTTAGCTGCATTCCCGAGGTGTTTGTAAATAGGCTTAAAGGGAATAAAAGAATATGCTTGAAATATTGAACCACACACTCAAATGAAAGGACTCAATAGTGAACATTTGTGTATGAAGCTCAACTTGAAATGAAAAACTCACAGTCACTCTCTCAATGTCTCTGTCTATAGCTGTGGAGAAGGTGGCGTCCTCACCCTCTGACGCTGAGAACAACAACATGTGGATCGTCATTGGGGTGGTGATTCCACTCCTTGTGGTCATCGTCATCATTTCCATCCTGTACTGGAAACTGTGTCGTACAGACAAGCTGGAGTTCCAGCCCGACGCCATGACCTCTATCCAGCAGAGACAGAAGGTAGAGTCTGATCAGTGTTGTGCAATGTCTGACTTCACATCTGACTtcattatgtttgtgtttcagtgtcatTTCAGATGTACAGTTCATTctttaaatatgtgaaatatgTAAGTTGAAAGTAATTGTAATATCCTTCatgaggaagagaaaacagtATTTCAGTAGGTTTCCAAAATTAAGgtgttattttatatattacgACGTTATAGGAATCGTTTTTGGGAGAGAAATAGTTCCAACCTGCAACTCCCCGTAAAACACAGTTTGTGGTTAAAAATTTCAGTTAGTGTTCAGATTTAACAATGTTAACTAGTGATCTTTAGAGATGCTGATAGGCATATTTTGTAGCTTTGGTGTTAACCAGGCTAGCCGTGTCCCCCTGCAATCCTCCCAGATATgaaagtggtattgatcttctcatcaaactctcagcaagaaagcacaTCTAATTTAAGAAAAGTTCAACTAAAAAAGGCGGCCCATGGTTGATGGACAGTGATAATCACATCACTGTTATGTACATTACTGTACACATTACTGTACATATCACACACAACTTGCTGACCTATGTATTTAAGGTGTTACATTATGTTCACTTGTGTTAATGTCCAAGCCAGTTTCCCAAACATTATGTGTTCTGCACAGAAATGTTCAAGGCAGCTGATGTGGAGAGCCAGAAAGATGGGACCACTGTCACATGGATTGCTAATTAATTTGGTGTATCTATCATTGCCACGGATGTGCTggaggactgagcagaatctgaaCTGGACCATTTCTtcttttagattagattagtaAAACTTTAATGATCCCAGAGATACTTATTAGAGGACATGGGCTGAATTAAAAGTCATGGTGCTGGTAGTTCATGAAATGGGCTGCTCTTTTATCTCATTCAAAATGTCCTTACATACTCATTTTATTTCCAGTTTGTGAAAATCAAATAGCTTCTCCTTCTTTTTTTGCCTTGACTTGAAATAGAAACAATGCCATTTGACTGCTCTGAGGctttttcctgtctttgtatTACCTCTCTCTTACTTTAAAGCACATGTGCCTTCTGCCCTAAAGTTAATTGACAAAGAAAGATTCCTTCTGCTCTTTGCTGCTCCCTCATAACATACATCCAGATGAACTaatatatttaaacaataatgaaatGACATGCTCTATGCTGTAGTCTGCTAAAATCACATCAGTCAACTTTAGACCAAGAAAGGGTTCTGTGACCCTGaattatattcatatatatgaTGTTAGTTTTACCAAAGTTTACCAATTAATTTGACACACAGTGAACTGCACAATAGTGCAACTTTATACTTTAAATCACTACCAATAGCTAACATTTTAAAAGCCCAGCTATCATGCagtgttttggtcttttttgttttgttttgttttcatgtaaggGATGGGAATAAACTTTTGTTCCAGTTCCAAGTTTGTCATGTATGGTGTGCACAGCCGTGTGGCATTTCTGCTGTGTTGCAATGACCAACAACAGTGGCAGAGAGCTTTGCATTCTCTGTAGCACAGCAGTAACTGGATCTCCAAGTAGCACACACCTGCAGAGCTTTTTCTCAACTGCCGCTTCACAGTCTAGTCCCAGTGATTCTTTCATCCGTGAATTTAGATGTTGCTGACACAGAAATACCAGCCTGTTTGTGgggcgtgtgtgtttgttagctTACTGGCTGATCTTTCACATTGGGTTAAATGAAAGAATCAAATGTGCAGAAGTAACTATGACTTACCCTGACTTCTCTGCTTAACACAATCATCTGTCACTTAACATCACTCCCCCTCTCTCAGTCTACTACCTCATTCAGAGAATCAAGGACCTCTCTTCACCAGATACTCCCTCCAACTAAAAAGGACATAGAGTTTAGTGAGGGGGAGtatgaggaagaggaagaggagtttgaagaagaagaggaggaggaggaggaggaagaggaggaggaggaggaggaggttaaaAGAGGGAAGGTACAGAGCAGTGTCTGGTGGTTTCTAGAAGATATAGCAGATACttagtttatgtgtgtgtttgctgtctgAATAGTAGTTGTTCAATTCTTgcacagttatataaataacaaCACTAGTCAGCAGTTAATAGTCCAGCTTTTGAGTTTTGGGATATGTAAGAAACAGAGACAATAGTATCATCCCTCAAAGTATTTATGCTATTCACCATTGCTTCTGCTTAGAGACCAGCTCCTCTCAAGAGCAAACACAGTATGAGCAGTGAGGaggacgaagaagaagaaga
Proteins encoded:
- the si:ch211-1e14.1 gene encoding UPF0606 protein KIAA1549 isoform X2, producing the protein MAGLVSSACLVVMLKALMHAHGQHVVFLGMTVLVTVIAADSPVADNSHHDIGFLGDVPSSTRSSPSALPASHHTAFESTDSPGALPSILEPNYEVRTADITHSENSKSFTASDLLAEEPLPISSPSSNPFEPVLGSSPQFEAPAKLATDWKLTRTNLAQQSSFLSPTSPQFQPQSNISETSISTSAFTRSATPQLGLNSAQKETFTKQLGGASEQTLAIMTSLPSQPLEPPKLDFAESLADESYSKILDLNQLSPSSAPMEAKEAPRDINMLPNPDQILAPGYYVPFIAPHPSSPSSKPTEISPEDFYPTNTMDFDWGSGDYLETMSFLNSDGEDYSLVTKVPSDSYDLEDYTESYDTSFPSRVGISPSSLNPLHVSPSPSLMTTYSTVVPLKSISLSSTTHYTLEPTPTANSDMADASDIDWLDTFTIQPTDVLLPDMNSLEYYTTQLTKENNSSDAGAEHRGNVTVVSISATNITPTSSFTNDTKLTEDESSSDLSGFEPHDEPTIVVTTEESPQLINATEPFLDPSITSTHFFDPSSSTLGGQVSTTDWSSPTLTVGLDRTVLIETMLLSATPLLPDDVMSSSSLTDVHWFVTESFPQSTIHTTPVLTVTIAFAPVPTEPAANTTAGTTELTPQDSTLTTEKTLNVTLVSTEPTSNVPPVVLGDQGVYEDGVDIPATVTLISTSSEANTVSAVPTTTTATTTSHQATSRTTATTEASTSVKIISTTTTTTAPTSRQYLCNFEKPDYLVEIGFPSGATVGYAKSQVRDILKGEFNKSVELQVVNPPPKFVFRVVSGPVVYTAISVVNALRRSVRRFLSVSPNWTTPDSKYQIHTVLQFVPSHIDVRFCNFSESIEKGLTMAFAEVRRRSKESTNFTVHIVNITMAAPKYQEQWLVRQPVDITFTVRSSRGYLMGSEVSNALMKLTVVEFSYYMGFPVLQIAEPFHYPELNTSHLLRSSWVRTVLLGVLDQKVNERTFQASVERRVAMLLGEAMGLVRRVRRATTIGNSSVQVVSTRRLVGVDHPLEIVYFVEGPSGQRMLAVQAANLLNSLDVQRAAIILGYRVQGILAQPVEKVASSPSDAENNNMWIVIGVVIPLLVVIVIISILYWKLCRTDKLEFQPDAMTSIQQRQKLQAPSVKGFDFAKLHLGQQSKDDVMVIQESVPPGSGPGPLPMSIKEGLTPSENGEIPTPISKTSASSTKASRSGRRRERISPSDGDSVVSERSSEQESTENLRAHATPSDSKQTRKVPINVLNGPPPMNGTNEQLSSASIFEHVDRMSRATDASRRLPNKVQLIAMQPMPVPPLHSPPINGKVSDPNQINKEIQVALRHKSEIEHHRNKIRLRAKRKGHYDFPTMDDMTSGLGEAKDQDRIYQKAQIQIDKILDPDAQMSSIFMGSKKSGRGRRSPKQRMKEQLNGGMMEADKDHLITEDSDAAYRKCPGVNNVAYVSDPDQGPGSPHRSPSPTDDVFLGPTSSPPGHAPPPPPYLPPQPSIEEARQQMHSLLDDAFALVSPTSQGSTAGITLPGVNANPSGSSPPGRGPRPWGPSYQALGPFPGRFTELSMSPASIQGLTPRQGHGSSCLPQGETVVQCEQLQPESLYSSRGLYADELPSSARPRPVGGTTGAHLHHLTQVGLSSRLNGYPAGVRAASGQNGGIGWNHYQDDNFSRTEPEKDATPRSGIREPSAPPAHLDIPGLGYMSAPPPLDTSPPTHSSASLIKAIREELLRLSQKQVAVPSYHS